One genomic window of Cottoperca gobio chromosome 10, fCotGob3.1, whole genome shotgun sequence includes the following:
- the LOC115014686 gene encoding uncharacterized protein LOC115014686: MIGRLAALILLSTASLIQTAEVPHQISSTVVELGDNLTLSCSFSENEAGLFYWYKIKFGYMVQTVASGTLKSIKLQGQFDNSRFEVTNLNAQYVLNIRNVNKEDEATYFCLAGSAYIMKLINGTLLAVNDHKNVQKSVLVKQSPETESVRPGDSVTLQCSLLSTDKENADQCPGEHDVYWFRSGSGGSHPSIIYTHSDEQKERSCVYSLSTTIQNSSDAGTYYCAVVTCGQILFGEGTKVETKQKLDPLLIVLVMLLACCLIGIAALIISRNQKPVCEHCKGKASNRAQRARSAEDQPTNVDGEVQLNYVVLDFPSQKAKRWRNNRELPQDCLYSGTSDYQ; encoded by the exons ATGATCGGAAGACTGGCTGCTTTGATTCTTCTAAGTACTGCGT cCCTGATTCAAACTGCAGAGGTTCCTCACCAGATCTCTTCGACTGTGGTTGAACTTGGAGATAATTTGACTCTGTCATGTTCATTCAGTGAAAATGAAGCCGGGTTGTTTTACTGGTATAAGATAAAGTTTGGATATATGGTTCAAACTGTTGCATCAGGAACTTTAAAGTCAATAAAACTTCAAGGACAATTTGACAACTCAAGATTTGAAGTCACAAATTTGAACGCTCAGTATGTTCTTAAtatcagaaatgtaaacaaagaagaTGAAGCAACATACTTCTGTCTAGCAGGATCGGCATACATAATGAAACTCATTAACGGCACACTTTTGGCTGTGAATG ATCataaaaatgtgcagaaatCTGTCCTCGTGAAACAAAGTCCGGAGACGGAGTCGGTCCGGCCGGGCGACTCAGTGACTCTCCAGTGTTCACTTCTCTCCACTGACAAAGAAAACGCAGATCAGTGTCCAGGTGAACACGATGTGTACTGGTTCAGATCTGGATCAGGAGGATCACATCCAAGCATCATTTACACTCACAGTGacgaacaaaaggaaagaagttGTGTCTACAGTCTGTCCACAACTATACAGAACTCATCTGATGCTGGGACTTACTACTGTGCTGTGGTCACATGTGGACAGATCCTGTTTGGTGAAGGAACTAAAGTGGAGACAA AACAAAAACTGGACCCGTTACTCATTGTGCTCGTGATGCTGCTGGCCTGCTGTTTGATTGGGATTGCTGCACTAATTATCTCCAGAAATCAAAAGCCAGTTTGTGAACATTGCAAAG GAAAAGCCTCTAATCGTGCTCAACGTGCTCGATCAGCTGAGGATCAACCAACTAATGTg GATGGTGAAGTGCAACTGAACTATGTAGTGCTGGATTTCCCCTCACAAAAAGCTAAAAGATGGAGGAATAACAGGGAGTTACCACAGGACTGTCTGTACTCTGGCACGAGTGATTATCAGTGA